In Thunnus thynnus chromosome 13, fThuThy2.1, whole genome shotgun sequence, the following proteins share a genomic window:
- the LOC137196226 gene encoding collagen alpha-4(IV) chain-like, with amino-acid sequence MGPGPPRVPGYPGSRAPQDPRLPRVQGPPGSRAIQGPGPPRIPGYPGSQAPQDPRLPRVQGPPGSQATRGPGPPRVPGYPGSRAHQGPRLPGVQGPPGSRATQVPGPTRVPGYPGSRAPHDPGPPRVQGPPGSWPTQVPGPSRVPGPR; translated from the exons ATG GGTCCAGGGCCCCCCAGGGTCCCGGGCTACCCAGGGTCCCGGGCCCCCCAGGATCCTAGGCTTCCCAGGGTCCAGGGCCCACCAGGATCCCGGGCTATCCAGGGTCCAGGGCCCCCCAGGATCCCGGGCTACCCAGGATCCCAGGCCCCCCAGGATCCTAGGCTACCCAGGGTCCAGGGCCCCCCAGGATCCCAGGCTACCCGGGGTCCAGGGCCCCCCAGGGTCCCGGGCTACCCAGGTTCCCGGGCCCACCAGGGTCCCAGGCTACCCGGGGTCCAGGGTCCCCCAGGGTCCCGGGCTACCCAAGTTCCCGGGCCCACCAGGGTCCCAGGCTATCCAGGGTCCAGGGCCCCCCACGATCCTGGGCCTCCCAGGGTCCAGGGCCCCCCAGGGTCCTGGCCTACCCAGGTTCCTGGGCCCTCCAGGGTCCCGGGGCCCCGGTGA
- the csf1rb gene encoding macrophage colony-stimulating factor 1 receptor 2, which yields MLLRWLLLSMVLSCCSADDPGPPSIRLNSDFLPNQTEVVLTAGSAFNLTCHSNGSVRWSATAFHFLYKGQLSDLLKVDKSDPRHTGTYYCGYTNCSLEHLDTWVHLYVKDPANPSSVFVTPRHANPSTKEGEDFLFRCLLTDPSVTNLTLELEGGAGRGLPRGMNVTFDPRRGALIRHLETRFDGRYVCSGWKHGRQVKSTAVNLLVDRRLRRPPSLSVSQDDFVRLVGEHFEVTCLTSNPNHLYTTKWTHPQTKAVNINISQRYIDSVLYINRTLTVAAVSLTDSGLYTCTASNEAGDATATIQLRVLDHPYLRIYLQQHAGALVANISSMSLEVEGEIDTNISNSSMEVMEAKRELVANVSTNRMELNGASNANISSSSRVEVYESQDVMLTFVMEAYPPIKNQRWMTPTHVNNNNNTVYQERYTTNGYRSEASLLLRRVRQEERGRYSFHFSNSFFSGPLNIDLRVFRSPSVRITLENNTLTCRSSGYPLPTILWYTCTGVKDTCGNVSTYQVSPTDVTSQEEGEEQVRKHLPLRLSAYDDDVTVECAARNSRGESHDVFHLRSAGHPKALIGAVSAAAVLLLLLLVVFYKWKQKPKYEIRWKIIESTDGNNYTFVDPTQLPYNYKWEFPRDKLRLGAVLGSGAFGKVVEATAYGLGTDSNVTRVAVKMLKPSAHSEEREALMSELKILSHLGYHDNIVNLLGACTRGGPMLMITEYCSHGDLLNFLRGHAQDFMASILSVDEVEGEAFYKNMAAQHARLRSDSGISCCSEYQEMQPIMSPGQKHLGVQKDSLSIGDLMRFSHQVAQGLDFLSTRNCIHRDVAARNVLLTDCRVAKICDFGLARDIRNDDSYIVQGNARLPVKWMAPESIFQCVYTVQSDVWSYGVLLWEIFSLGKSPYPNVAVDTNFYKMIKDGRHMDRPDFAPAEMYQLMTLCWNLEPTDRPTFKMIGQLINRLLPSANDTSPHHGEQPTYRNIDECREEEEEEEEEGVRGGDSLKRGEEEETCEEDEEEEEQALMKNIYQLS from the exons aTCCTGGTCCTCCATCGATCCGTCTGAACTCAGACTTCCTGCCAAACCAAACCGAGGTGGTTCTGACCGCCGGCTCCGCCTTCAACCTCACTTGTCACAGTAACGGTTCGGTCCGCTGGTCCGCCACTGCGTTCCACTTTCTGTACAAGGGGCAGCTGTCGGACCTGTTGAAGGTCGATAAGTCAGACCCCAGACATACTGGGACATACTACTGTGGGTACACCAACTGCAGCCTGGAGCACCTGGACACCTGGGTCCACCTGTACGTCAAAG ATCCCGCCAACCCGTCCAGCGTGTTCGTCACGCCTCGCCATGCCAACCCCAGCACCAAAGAGGGGGAGGACTTCCTGTTCAGGTGTCTGCTGACTGACCCGTCGGTCACAAACCTCACCCTCGAATTAGAGGGCGGCGCTGGGCGGGGCCTGCCCCGTGGCATGaatgtgacctttgacccacGGCGTGGAGCACTGATCCGACACCTGGAGACGAGATTTGACGGACGCTACGTTTGTTCAGGCTGGAAACACGGAAGACAAGTCAAGTCCACCgctgtcaacctgctggtggacCGCA ggcTGCGTCGtcctccctccctgtctgtcagtcaggaTGACTTTGTCCGTCTGGTTGGGGAGCATTTTGAGGTCACCTGTCTGACCAGTAACCCAAACCACTTATACACCACCAAGTGGACACATCCCCAGACAAAg GCGGTGAACATTAACATCAGCCAACGCTATATCGACAGTGTTCTGTACATCAACAGGACACTGACTGTCGCTGCTGTCAGTCTGACAGACAGCGGACTATACACCTGTACCGCTAGCAATGAGGCTGGTGATGCCACGGCAACCATACAGCTCAGAGTTCTGG ATCATCCTTACCTTAGGATCTACCTGCAGCAGCATGCTGGGGCCCTcgttgctaacattagcagcaTGTCGTTGGAGGTGGAAGGGGAGATAGACACTAACATTAGCAACAGTTCAATGGAAGTCATGGAAGCAAAAAGGGAACTggttgctaatgttagcacaaaCAGAATGGAATTGAATGGGGCTAgcaatgctaacattagcagcagcagcagggtggAGGTGTATGAAAGTCAAGATGTGATGCTGACCTTTGTGATGGAGGCATATCCTCCAATCAAGAACCAGCGCTGGATGACACCAACACacgtcaacaacaacaacaacacagtgtATCAGGAGCGCTATACCACTAACGGCTAcag GTCGGAGGCGAGCCTGTTGCTGCGGCGGGTCCGTCAGGAGGAAAGAGGCCGATACTCATTCCACTTCTCTAATTCGTTCTTCAGCGGCCCCCTGAACATCGACCTCCGAGTTTTCC GTTCTCCGAGTGTTCGCATCACTCTGGAGAACAACACTCTGACCTGCAGAAGCTCTGGATATCCACTACCCACAATCCTTTGGTACACCTGCACCGGGGTCAAAGACAC GTGTGGAAACGTCTCCACCTATCAGGTCTCCCCGActgatgtgacatcacaggaggagggggaggagcaGGTGAGGAAACACCTGCCCCTCCGTCTGTCAGCTTATGATGATGACGTCACCGTGGAGTGCGCCGCCCGTAACAGCAGGGGGGAGTCACATGACGTCTTCCATCTTC GTTCTGCAGGACATCccaaagctctgattggtgctgtgagtgctgctgctgttctcctCCTGCTTTTATTGGTCGTCTTTTACAAGTGGAAACAG AAACCCAAATATGAGATTCGCTGGAAGATCATTGAGAGCACCGACGGCAACAACTACACCTTTGTTGACCCCACCCAGCTGCCGTACAACTACAAGTGGGAGTTTCCCCGAGACAAACTCCGCCTCG gtgCTGTTTTGGGTTCAGGGGCGTTCGGGAAGGTCGTCGAGGCGACGGCGTACGGTCTGGGAACTGACAGCAACGTCACCAGAGTCGCCGTCAAGATGCTCAAAC CGAGCGCGCACTCGGAGGAGCGGGAAGCTCTGATGTCGGAGCTGAAGATTCTCAGCCATCTTGGTTACCACGACAACATCGTGAACCTGCTGGGCGCCTGCACTCGCGGAG GACCCATGCTGATGATCACTGAGTACTGTAGCCACGGCGACCTGCTCAACTTCCTGCGGGGCCACGCTCAGGACTTCATGGCGTCCATTCTGAGCGTGGACGAAGTGGAGGGGGAGGCGTTCTATAAGAACATGGCTGCCCAGCACGCCAGGCTCAGGAG tgacAGCGGGATCTCGTGCTGTTCAGAGTATCAGGAGATGCAGCCGATTATGAGTCCAGGACAGAAACACTTGG gtgtGCAGAAAGACAGTCTGTCTATCGGTGACCTCATGAGGTTTTCCCACCAGGTGGCTCAGGGTCTGGACTTCCTGTCGACCCGAAAc tgtaTCCACAGAGACGTAGCGGCGAGGAACGTGCTGCTGACTGATTGTCGTGTTGCAAAGATCTGTGACTTCGGTTTGGCGAGAGACATCCGCAACGACGACAGCTACATCGTCCAGGGCAAC GCCCGTCTCCCGGTGAAGTGGATGGCTCCAGAGAGCATCTTTCAGTGCGTTTACACGGTTCAAAGTGACGTCTGGTCCTACGGAGTCTTACTGTGGGAGATCTTCTCTCTGG GTAAGAGTCCCTACCCGAATGTCGCCGTGGATACCAACTTCTACAAGATGATCAAAGATGGCCGCCACATGGATCGGCCAGACTTCGCACCAGCAGAGAT GTATCAGCTGATGACGCTCTGCTGGAATTTGGAGCCCACAGACCGACCGACGTTCAAAATGATCGGTCAGCTCATTAACAGGCTCCTCCCCTCCGCCAATGACACGTCGCCACATCATGGCGAGCAG ccgACATACAGGAACATCGACGAgtgcagagaagaagaggaagaggaggaggaggagggggtcaGAGGAGGAGACTCActaaagagaggagaagaagaag AGACCTGcgaagaagatgaggaggaagaggagcaggcgCTGATGAAAAACATCTACCAGCTGTCCTGA